Part of the Niallia alba genome is shown below.
GTCTGAAGCTGGAGAAGTTCTAAAACAGTCTATCGAAATGCGGGAGGTCATGTATCGAATCTTCAAGTCCATTTCAAAGGGGACATCGCCACATCCGCTAGACCTAAAAAGTTTCAATGATTTTGTAAGCCACTTCTATCAAACTTTGCTTGTAATCCAAGAAAAGGATCATTACACGTTGAAGTTCATGTATAACGAGGAAAACTTGGACACTATGCTCCCTCCAATTTTACAATCTGCTGTTGATTTACTCGTTTCTAAAAACGACCTGGAACGAGTCAAACAATGTGAGGGAGACTCTTGTGGATGGTTATTCTTTGATACGAGTCGGAACCGGAGCCGACGTTGGTGTTCAATGGCCGATTGCGGTAACCGAGCTAAAGCACGGCGGTTTTACCAAAAATAAAAGTGATTAGATACTGTTTTTGTGGATTGTATACCTACTAAATTATATCGTACCACTACCGTAAAGAAGGATAATATTTAATTTTTGAAAAAAGCTGTTGATTATTCAAAATCAGCAGCTTTTGTTTTTAAAAGGGATATTCAACAATATTTTATAAAATTTTCTAACTGTATTACCATCAAGATAACCAGACTTTGTATCACTTTATCTCCAACTTTATTCGGACTTTCGGTACCAAAATTAAAGGATTCGTTTGGTTGAATAAAGGGAGCAGGTACCCATATTGTTAGGTATCTGCTTTTTCATTGAGTGTATTTAAATTCTTTAACGAGTTATCTCCGTCAGTATCCTGGATAATAAGGAGTTGTATATGGATACGGATACGGGGATGGATAAGGATACGAATATGGGTAAGGAGCAGGTACTGGGTACGGAGCTGGTGTTGCCGCTGCGCCAAGAGCTAATCCTGTAAGAGTACCTAATGCAAATCCTCCTCCTGGATAATATCCACCTTGATGATGCCAGTTTCCACCGTGTCCCCAATTTGGATTTCCGCCGCCATGTTGGTGCCAATTAGCGTTACCACCATGGCCTCCTGATGCATGACCGCCACCGCCATGATGTGATCTCATACCTGTTTGATTAAAATTCACCATTGTTTTTTTGGAGCCCCTTTCCTTTAAAATCTCTATATCATATGCCTATACTTTCCAAATGGATATAACATAGTTGATAAAAAAAACGCATTTAGGGAATAGGATGTTTTCCAAGTAGTATTTCAAAGTCGGTGGCACCGTAAAAAGACAGTTGTTTATTTATGGTGCCTGGTACCATTTTTTCAAGATATGATTAAGCTTCTTCATAACGATAAAAACGAGAAATTGCCTACTGTAAAAAATGTTGATAAAGAGGCAACAGATGAAATTTATATGTCGCCTACCGTGAAGGTACTTAAATCGGAGGAAGATGCATGGAACTATGCTGGTGAAGAAGGAATTGCAAAACACAGTATTATGTCAGGGGAGATTGATTATCTAGAACCTCACGGAAAGGGAAAATCCTTTTACAACATAGGAATTATCAAGCCAGGGCAAACGATGACTATTAACTTAGGTTATTTTGTAGATGAAGATAAAATGGATTCCATTTTTCTAGATGCTTTTCACTACACTGGCTCAGGTGAAACAGAAGAAGAACTTGAGATAGTTCAGTTTTTTTATTTTAATTTGATTTTAAAAAATCACATATTTTTCCGCATTCGACTTTTAAATATCGGTTAAATCTTATAAAACCTAGCTATATGTTGTAACTCATGCTCTTTTTCACTTTTAGTTTGAATATAACAGAAAATAGAAGTCCTCCTTCCAATTGTAACATTCTGTTCATCTTTCATTCACAGAACGAATTTAAAATAAAGTTGTTAATAAGAGATGGGAGGAAAGAAAATGAACATTGCATGGAAAGAATTAAAGAAAAATAAATCAAGGTTTTACATTTTAGGATCAATTGTACTCTTAATTAGCCTTTTAACATTTATTATATCAGGATTAGCAAATGGGTTATCTCAAGATAATGCATCATTAATAAAGCATTTACCAAATGGTGAATTTTATATGACGAAAGATGCAAATCAAACATACAACCTTTCAAAAATCAATCATACTACTCAGGAAAAACTGTTAAATACAGAAAAAGATGCACTAGCTCTATCCATTCAAATGGGATTTCTAAACGATGTGGATGGAAAACAGCGAAGTGTTTCATTTGTTACAGCTACTGATTCGAAGTTTTTTCCAGATGTTAGTGCAGGAGAGATTATTTTAGACAGTTCTATGAAAGAAAAAGGGATACAAGTTGGAGATAAATTAACGAATAATCAATATAGTGGGGAGTTTATTGTAAAAGGATTTGTGGAGCAAAGTAAATATAGTCATGCCCCAGTTGCCTTTATAAATATCAAAGACTATGAAGAGATATATAAATTAGCCGAGATGCA
Proteins encoded:
- a CDS encoding ABC transporter permease, coding for MNIAWKELKKNKSRFYILGSIVLLISLLTFIISGLANGLSQDNASLIKHLPNGEFYMTKDANQTYNLSKINHTTQEKLLNTEKDALALSIQMGFLNDVDGKQRSVSFVTATDSKFFPDVSAGEIILDSSMKEKGIQVGDKLTNNQYSGEFIVKGFVEQSKYSHAPVAFINIKDYEEIYKLAEMQLIYMPEKVISQDETNDLQSFSNKEFLNTISSYKAEQLTLNMIIWFLVVISGMLFAIFFYMMNVQKIGLFGILKAIGVKTSSLFYMMWTQMSFITVVALVISISISHLLNVFAPKGMPYYLSMETTVVLSIMFLFIGFIGATLSGIQIKKVEPLQAIQRGEG
- a CDS encoding CGNR zinc finger domain-containing protein; translation: MSEMNAYMMVGERLCMDFINTVSWRESTEKRRDWFTSYAKLVDWCIHAEVLTEQQAKALLLKAQEKQSEAGEVLKQSIEMREVMYRIFKSISKGTSPHPLDLKSFNDFVSHFYQTLLVIQEKDHYTLKFMYNEENLDTMLPPILQSAVDLLVSKNDLERVKQCEGDSCGWLFFDTSRNRSRRWCSMADCGNRAKARRFYQK